The sequence below is a genomic window from Lentimicrobium saccharophilum.
TGCCGGCAATTGCGGCCATGGCCAGGAAGCTTCAGCCGGGGATCTTAGTGGTGGACAGGGCTGTTGAAGGCCCTGATCAGAATTATCTTACACCGGAACAGCGCGTTCCGGAGCAACTGCTTGACTTCCCCTGGGAAACCTGCATGACCATGGGCAACTCCTGGAGCTATGTGCCGGGCGATCATTATAAATCATCCGCTGAATTGATCAGGTTATTATGCCGCATTGTGGCGCGCGGCGGTAATTTTCTGCTGAACATAGGTCCCGGTCCCGATGGGGAATGGGCTCCGGAAGCATACCAGCGACTGGAGGAGATCGGAAGATGGATGGAAGTGAACGGAGAGGGTATATACGCCTGCAAACCTGCGGCACCTTATGAAAAGGAAGGATTTGTTTATACACAAAAGAATGGTTTTATTTATGCCATTTACCTGACCGATCAGGATGTATTCCCGGAAATACTGAAAGTGGAGCTGCCTGATGGTTATCCGGGCAAACCCTTGTTAATGGGCAGCAGTCTGAAGGTAAAGGCGGATATTTCTAAAAAGGGCGAGGTGTTTATTCCGCTGACTCCTGAGTTGAAAAGTTTACTGAAGTCAAGTCCTGCGCTGGTATTCAGGTTTGCCGGGAAGAGGTGAGATTGCCCGTCGCGTTTCCGGATTGCATTATCTGCCAAGAATAACTCCCATGCGGAGTACAGGATTGTCGTATGGCGAGAGGGCGTCCTGATTAAGGTTCCACAGTGCCATTATATAGAAATAAGATCCCTGAGAAATCCGTTGCCGGTAACCACCGCCCACAAATAAGCTGTTGATGATGGCGGTGGCTGGTTCCGAAAGCAATCCTGTGCCTGAACTATAATAGGATGTGTAGTTGTATCGCAATGATTCAAACTCGGCATGGGCAAAAACATTGTCAAGAATATGATACCTTGCAAATACAGAACCGCCGAGGATGTTGCTTTTCAGATCATAACTTATGCCCGTGTAATAATCGATGTAGTAATCCTTATATCTGTAGTATTTATAAGTAAGTCCGAGTCCGGTTTCAAACTTTTCGGTTACGCGGTATCCAACGATGGGTGAAAGATCAATCAGGGTAAGTGTGCCGAACTGCAATCCCAGCCCGCCGCCGAAGAAGAGATTATCGGAGAATTTCTCTTTGTTTTTCGTAAATTCCTGGGCATCTGCCTCAGAAAACAGGGCGGGTATTATAAGTATAGGAGCGAAAAGTATGAGTCGTAGCGCCTTCATGGGGAGAAATTTTAACGGCTAAATTACAAAATCATGTTAAAACGGTCGTAAATGGAGATATTTTTTATATTTATGTAAATCAGGCATTTAATCAATCTGGGTTGTTTTTGGGCTGTAGCGGGGTATCTGCCGATCAAAAAAAAGTTCATTTTTTTTTGATGTTGAACAGGTTTAGAATGAATGTATTAGGAAAATTGGCAGAAAAAAGTTTGATCAACCCCTTGCAGGAATAAAAAAAGGCAGTACTTTTGCCATCCCAATTGAGGCTAAAAGCGGTTAATTCTGCGGGAAGAGCGAGGTTGGAAAGTTTTTTGAAAAAAAATCTAAAAAGAGTTGCAGGATTAAAAATAGTTTGTAATTTTGCAGCCCCAAACGATAATAAAGTTTGTTGTTTGGCAGAAAGAGAGTTCTTTGAACTAATGGAGCAATACGAAAAATAAGCAGCAAAGCGGTTCACTATGTGAATAGATGAACTGAGAGTAGATCTTGAGAACATTTAAATTTTTCATTTACAATGGAGAGTTTGATCCTGGCTCAGGATGAACGCTAGCGGCAGGCTTAATACATGCAAGTCGAACGGGATTCGGGGTAGCAATACTTTGATGAGAGTGGCGCACGGGTGCGTAACGCGTATGCAACCTACCTTTAACAGGGGAATAGCCCCGAGAAATCGGGATTAATACTCCGTAACATTGCGGTGTGGCATCACACTGCAATTAAAGATTTATCGGTTAAAGATGGGCATGCGTGACATTAGCTAGTTGGTGAGGTAACGGCTCACCAAGGCAACGATGTCTAGGGGTCCTGAGAGGGTTATCCCCCACACTGGTACTGAGACACGGACCAGACTCCTACGGGAGGCAGCAGTAAGGAATATTGGTCAATGGGCGCAAGCCTGAACCAGCCATGCCGCGTGCAGGAAGACGGCCCTATGGGTTGTAAACTGCTTTTGTCAGGGAATAAACCCCCGCTCGTGAGCGGGGCTGAAGGTACCTGAAGAATAAGCATCGGCTAACTCCGTGCCAGCAGCCGCGGTAATACGGAGGATGCAAGCGTTATCCGGATTCATTGGGTTTAAAGGGTGCGCAGGCGGATTGGTAAGTCAGGGGTGAAATCCCACAGCTCAACTGTGGAACTGCCTTTGATACTGTCAGTCTAGAGTATAGTTGAAGTGGGCGGAATGTGTCATGTAGCGGTGAAATGCTTAGATATGACACAGAACACCGATCGCGAAGGCAGCTCGCTAAGCTATAACTGACGCTCATGCACGAAAGCGTGGGGATCAAACAGGATTAGATACCCTGGTAGTCCACGCTGTAAACGATGATTACTCGATGTTGGCGATACACAGTCAGCGTCTGAGCGAAAGCAATAAGTAATCCACCTGGGGAGTACGATCGCAAGATTGAAACTCAAAGGAATTGACGGGGGCCCGCACAAGCGGAGGAGCATGTGGTTTAATTCGATGATACGCGAGGAACCTTACCTGGGCTCGAACGTAAGATGACTGTAGGTGAAAGCTTACATCTCTTCGGAGCATTTTACGAGGTGCTGCATGGTTGTCGTCAGCTCGTGCCGTGAGGTGTCGGGTTAAGTCCCATAACGAGCGCAACCCCTACCTTTAGTTGCCATCAGGTAATGCTGGGGACTCTAAAGGAACTGCCTACGCAAGTAGTGAGGAAGGCGGGGATGACGTCAAATCAGCACGGCCCTTACGTCCAGGGCTACACACGTGCTACAATGGCCGGTACAGAGGGCAGCTACCTGGTGACAGGATGCAAATCTCCAAAGCCGGTCTCAGTTCGGATCGGAGTCTGCAACCCGACTCCGTGAAGTTGGATTCGCTAGTAATCGCGCATCAGCCATGGCGCGGTGAATACGTTCCCGGGCCTTGTACACACCGCCCGTCAAGCCATGGAAGCTGGGGGGACCTAAAGTCGATAACCGTAAGGAGTCGCCTAGGGTAAAACCAGTGACTGGGGCTAAGTCGTAACAAGGTAGCCGTACCGGAAGGTGTGGCTGGAATACCTCCTTTCTAGAGAAGGTTTACTCCTTTCTTTAGCAATAAAGAATGTCTTTGCTGCTTATTCGTATGCTTCATTTATTAAATATACACCTTGAAAGATACGGGTGAGGGCTCTATCCCGAAAAAAAAGCTCAGGAATAGGAAACTACTGAAAAACATAGTCCCGTAGCTCAGTTGGTTAGAGCACTACACTGATAATGTAGGGGTCCGCAGTTCAAATCTGCGCGGGACTACATCAAAATCAAACGTTATCANNNNNNNNNNNNNNNNNNNNNNNNNNNNNNNNNNNNNNNNNNNNNNNNNNNNNNNNNNNNNNNNNNNNNNNNNNNNNNNNNNNNNNNNNNNNNNNNNNNNNNNNNNNNNNNNNNNNNNNNNNNNNNNNNNNNNNNNNNNNNNNNNNNNNNNNNNNNNNNNNNNNNNNNNNNNNNNNNNNNNNNNNNNNNNNNNNNNNNNNNNNNNNNNNNNNNNNNNNNNNNNNNNNNNNNNNNNNNNNNNNNNNNNNNNNNNNNNNNNNNNNNNNNNNNNNNNNNNNNNNNNNNNNNNNNNNNNNNNNNNNNNNNNNNNNNNNNNNNNNNNNNNNNNNNNNNNNNNNNNNNNNNNNNNNNNNNNNNNNNNNNNNNNNNNNNNNNNNNNNNNNNNNNNNNNNNNNNNNNNNNNNNNNNNNNNNNNNNNNNNNNNNNNNNNNNNNNNNNNNNNNNNNNNNNNNNNNNAATCCGAAATCCGCAATTAAAAATCCGGAAATAAATAAGTTCTTTGACATGTTGGAAGAAGAGAAACTGCCTTAAGAGGGAGGGCGATGAGGTAAAAGACGTCGGTCGCTCCACTAAGGTAGAAGAGTAGAATCGAGTACAATTAATAAAAGATAACTAAGAAAGTTATTAAGGGCGCAGGGTGGATGCCTTGGCTCTCAGAGGCGAAGAAGGACGTGATAAGCTGCGAAAAGCTTCGGGGAGGTGCAAATAACCTTTGATCCGGAGATATCCGAATGGGGCAACCCGGTACGTTGAAGACGTATCATCCCGAGAAATCGGGGAGCAAACGCGGTGAACTGAAACATCTAAGTAACCGCAGGAGAAGAAAACAATAGTGATTCCCTAAGTAGTGGCGAGCGAACGGGGAACAGCCCAAACCACAGATGTTACGGCATGTGTGGGGTTGTAGGACTGCAACAGTTGACTGTAAATTTGTAGTTGAATCACACTGGAAAGTGTAACCATAGGAGGTGATAGTCCTGTAAGCGAAACAAATTTACTACACGCGCAGTATCCTGAGTACCGCGGGACCGGAGAAATCCTGTGGGAATCTGCCAGCACCATCTGGCAAGGCTAAATACTCCTGAGAGACCGATAGCGAACCAGTACTGTGAAGGAAAGGTGAAAAGAACCGCGAACAGCGGAGTGCAATAGAACCTGAAACCGTGCGCCTACAAACGGTCGGAGGCCAGGCCATAGCTTGCTATGGTAGTAGCTAACGGCGTGCCTTTTGCATAATGAGCCTACGAGTTACTCCTCTCTGGCAAGGTTAAGTGTTTTAAAGCACGGAGCCGAAGCGAAAGCGAGTCTGAACAGGGCGAAGAGTCAGAGGGGGTAGACGCGAAACTTTGTGATCTACCCATGACCAGGTTGAAGGTCCGGTAACACGGACTGAAGGACCGAACCAGTTGACGTTGAAAAGTCTTTGGATGAGTTGTGGGTAGGGGTGAAAGGCTAATCAAACTGAGAGATAGCTCGTACTCCCCGAAATGCCTTTAGGGGCAGCCTCGAGGTTGAGTTTTATAGAGGTAGAGCTACTGATAGGATGCGGGGGCTTCACCGCCTACCAATTCCTGACAAACTCCGAATGCTATAAAATATACTCGGGAGTGAGGCGTAGGGTGCTAAGGTCCTGCGCCGAGAGGGAAAGAACCCAGACCATCAGTTAAGGTCCCCAAATGTATGCTAAGTTGATCTAACGAGGTTCGACTGCATTGACAGCTAGGATGTTGGCTTGGAAGCAGCCATTCATTTAAAGAGTGCGTAACAGCTCACTAGTCGAGCGGTCGGGCGTGGATGATAATCGGGCATAAGTATACTACCGAAACTGTGGATTTGTGTCATAAGACACGACTGGTAGGGGAGCATTCCGGTCAGCGTAGAAGGTGTGTTGTAAGGCATGCTGGAGCGTCCGGAAAAGCAAATGTAGGCATAAGTAACGATAATGCGGGTGAGAAACCCGCACACCGGAAGACCAAGGTTTCCTGATCAACGCTAATCGGATCAGGGTTAGTCGGGACCTAAGGCGTAGCCGAAAGGCGAAGTCGATGGACAACATGTTAATATTCATGTACCGGCAATAACTGCGATGGGGTGACGGAGTAGTGACAAGCATGCGTACTGACGGAATAGTACGTTGAAGGGTGTAGATAAATTCCTTACAGGCAAATCCGTAGGGGATGTCGAACCTGATAGTACCGTGAGGCTTCGGCTGAGCGGATAATTGCTGTAAACAGACTTCCAGGAAAAACCTCTAAGCATCAGGTTATTGGCGCCCGTACCGGAAACCGACACAGGTGGTCGAGGAGAGTATCCAAAGGTGCTCGAGTGAATCATAGTTAAGGAACTAGGCAAATTAGTCCTGTAACTTCGGGAGAAAGGACGCCCCGAGCAATCGGGGCCGCAGAGAAATGGCCCAGGCGACTGTTTATCAAAAACACATGGCTTTGCTAAATCGAAAGATGACGTATAAGGCCTGACACCTGCCCGGTGCTGGAAGGTTAAGAGGAGAGGTTAGTCGCAAGGCGAAGCTTTGAATTGAAGCCCCAGTAAACGGCGGCCGTAACTATAACGGTCCTAAGGTAGCGAAATTCCTTGTCGGGTAAGTTCCGACCTGCACGAATGGTGTAACGATCTGGGCACTGTCTCAACTATGAGCTCGGTGAAATTGTAGTTCCGGTGAAGATGCCGGATACCCGCAACGGGACGGAAAGACCCCGTGCACCTTCACTATAGCTTAACATTGACATTGAATAAACGATGTGTAGGATAGGTGGGAGACTGTGAAGCGGCTTCGCCAGGAGTCGTGGAGTCATCCTTGAAATACCACCCTTTGTTTATTCGGTGCCTAATCCCGCCAAGGGCGGGAGACAGTGTTTGGTGGGTAGTTTGACTGGGGTGGTCGCCTCCAAAAGCGTAACGGAGGCTTTCAAAGGTACCCTCAGCACGCTTGGTAACCGTGCGTAGAGTGCAATGGCATAAGGGTGCTTGACTGTGAGACCAACAAGTCGATCAGGTAGGAAACTAGGACATAGTGATCCGGTGGTTCCGTATGGAAGGGCCATCGCTCAAAGGATAAAAGGTACGCCGGGGATAACAGGCTGATCACTCCCAAGAGCTCACATCGACGGAGTGGTTTGGCACCTCGATGTCGGCTCGTCACATCCTGGGGCTGGAGAAGGTCCCAAGGGTTCGGCTGTTCGCCGATTAAAGTGGCACGTGAGCTGGGTTCAGAACGTCGCGAGACAGTTCGGTCCCTATCTGTTGTGGGCGTTAGAAGTTTGAGAGCACCTGACTCTAGTACGAGAGGACCGAGTCGGACATACCTCTGGTGTACCTGTTGTTGCGCCAGCTGCATCGCAGGGTAGCCACGTATGGATGAGATAAGCGCTGAAAGCATCTAAGTGCGAAACTCAGCTCAAGATGAGACTTCTTTTAAGGGTCGTTGTAGACTACGACGTTGATAGGTCGCAGGTGTAAAGACAGTAATGTCAAAGCCGAGCGATACTAATTACCCGTAAACTTTCTTAGGTACAAACTCTTTTACTTCACCTGTCCCCTTCAATGGGGCAGTGGACCTTCTTCCTGCACATGTCAATCCTTTTTTTAAAAGGATGTATCATATTCAAAAGCTTAAGGTGACTTTAGCGGTGGTGTCCACCTCTTCCCATTCCGAACAGAGAAGTTAAGCCCACCAGCGCCGATGGTACTGCCAAACCAGGTGGGAGAGTAGGTCGTCGCCAACCTTATAACACAAAGGCTATCCGAAAGGGTAGCCTTTTGTGGTTTTAAACATATCGGTCTGAGGGGGAGGGAATCACAGAGAAGTTAAGCCCGCCCGCGTCTCGTCGTCTGGTCAGACATTGAAAATTATCTTCAGATTGCTTCACCTTCGTCTGACGAGATGACGAGATACTGCCAAACCAGGTGGGAGTCTCGTCAGCTTATCGCTGAAAAACGCGATAAACCGACGAGATATAATCCGGTCGTCGCCAACCTTATAACACAAAGGCTATCCGAAAGGGTAGCCTTTTGTGGTTTTAAACATATCGGTCTGAGGGGGAGGGAATCACAGAGAAGTTAAGCCCGCCCGCGTCTCGTCGTCTNNNNNNNNNNNNNNNNNNNNNNNNNNNNNNNNNNNNNNNNNNNNNNNNNNNNNNNNNNNNNNNNNNNNNNNNNNNNNNNNNNNNNNNNNNNNNNNNNNNNNNNNNNNNNNNNNNNNNNNNNNNNNNNNNNNNNNNNNNNNNNNNNNNNNNNNNNNNNNNNNNNNNNNNNNNNNNNNNNNNNNNNNNNNNNNNNNNNNNNNNNNNNNNNNNNNNNNNNNNNNNNNNNNNNNNNNNNNNNNNNNNNNNNNNNNNNNNNNNNNNNNNNNNNNNNNNNNNNNNNNNNNNNNNNNNNNNNNNNNNNNNNNNNNNNNNNNNNNNNNNNNNNNNNNNNNNNNGGTCGTCGCCAACCTTATAACACAAAGGCTATCCGAAAGGGTAGCCTTTTGTGGTTTATGGTGGTTCTATTCGGGGAATATGCGACCTGCCAGATTAATGTATTGATCCATGGCTAAAATAAACATGCGACTCCTCCGGAGTTGGGAAATCCGGAGACGAGCCGAGGTTTCTATAAGCATACCAATCCTCCGGAGTCGTCAGACGGATATAGTTCTCCGCGCCTGAAAATATTTGATTCCCGTATAGATTCATTGAACATTCGGTTATTGTAAACAGCGGCGCACCAACAAAACGGCAATTTTATGACTCCGGAGGAGTCAAACGTGTATAGCACGGAAGATGCCACAAAGAAATTACGACTCCGGAGGAGTCGAATGTCCTCAGCCCAAGTGCATTCCACCTGCCAACCGTATAAAACCGGCCGGAAATTTTCATGCCGCATATCCTCCTTGATTGTCGGCTCTGATACAATCAACAAAATTTATAATCTCCCCCCTCCCCTTTCAGAAAATAAAAACTACTTTAGACATATAAAACCAACCACCATGAATCTTTCATTTCTGTCAATGCGTGTTAAATCTTTCCGATGCGCCACATCGGGGATCATTCAGGCAACCAAAACTGAATTAAATCTCCGAATTCATTTTGCAGCTGTTACCGCGGTTACAGCCGCTGGTTTTATTCTCGGACTCAGTCAGCAGGAATGGATCGCCATCCTGCTTCTTTTTGCACTGGTTATTTCGTTGGAATTAATTAATACCTCATTTGAGAAACTATGTGATGTTATTGATCCGGAATACAACAATCCTGTCAAGAAAATCAAAGATATTGCCGCAGGTGCAGTTTTGTGGTCTACGGTTATTGCCGTAATCGCCGGAATCATTATTTTTGCACCTAAACTTCTGATCATCTTTAAATAGGCTGATCATATTATTTAAATTCTTTCAATTACATGATGCTGATTGCAGACAGTGGTTCCACCAAAACAGACTGGTGTATTATTGACAAATACGGGGATAAAAAAGTCGTCCAGACCATAGGCATAAATCCCTATCATATGAATTCCGCTGCCATCAGGGAAGTTCTGGATAAGGAGCTCTATCCTTTCATGAACCCGGAATCAATAAATGAGATATTTTTCTACGGATCCGGATGTTCAACCGATCAGAAGTGCAGAACTGTTGACAATGTTCTGAGAGACTTTTTCAAAAAGGCTTCTGTTGAAGTAAACCACGACCTGCTTGGGGCAGCCCGTGCTTTGTGTGACCACAAACCCGGCATTGCCTGTATTCTGGGCACGGGTTCCAACTCCTGTTTTTTCGATGGAAAAGAAATCACACAAAATGCCGTATCCCTTGGTTTTGTGCTGGGGGATGAAGGTAGTGGTGCCCATCTGGGTAAGCAACTGATCGTTGATTATTTTCACAACAACCTGCCGCCTGAACTCCATGCCCTGATCAATGAAGAATTCCGGCTCAGCCTGGAATCAACACTCGACGCAATCTACAACCAACCCAGGCCCAACCGTTTCCTGGCATCTTTCAGCCCTTTTATATTTAAGCATAAGGAGCATCCTTATTTCAGGGAACTTATCATTAAAAGTTTCGATGAATTTTTCAGAATCAGTGTAAGCAAATATGAGGAGTATAATTCTGTAGATGTTAACTTCCTCGGTTCAATTGCCTTCTTCTTCAGTGACCTGCTGCATATCTCTGCAGAAAAATTCGGGATCAGAATCGGGACCATCAGCCGTTCAGCCATAGACGGATTAAGTTTGTACCACATTTCTGAAAATTAAATCATTGATATACATGGAACGTTCTAAAAAGTTCATAACCTCCATTATTTTATCTCTTACATTACTATCATGTATCACAGCCTCCGGCCAGAATAAAAAGGCCGGCGAACTGGATAAATACTTCGAAAATGCCCTTATAAAGTGGAGAGTTCCCGGCATGGCTGTCGGCATCATCAAGGACAATCAGGTGTTTCTGCTTAAAGGATATGGCGTCCGCGAAACCGGAAAACAGGATGCTGTTGATGAAAATACCCTGTTCGCCGTTGCTTCAAATACCAAATCATTTACGTCAACCGCCCTGGGCATGCTGGTAGATGAAGGGAAAATAAGCTGGGATGATAAGGTTACGGACCACCTCCCCTGGTTTCGGCTTTATGATCCTTATGTAACCATGAACATCACCATCAGGGACCTGCTGACACATCGTACAGGTCTCGAAACCTTCAGCGGAGACCTGATCTGGTATGGCAGTACCCATTCCCGCGAGGAAGTAGTCAGACGTGCTTCCAATCTGAAACCCACCCATGGTTTCAGAGCAGGATACGGTTACTCAAATATTATGTATCTCGCAGCAGGACTGATCATTGAAAAAGTCAGCGGGTTAAGATGGGACGATTTTATCAGCCAGAGAATATTCGGGCCACTCGGCATGAATTCCTCAAATACCAGTATAACCAGGCTGGATTTGAATGGTAATACTGCTATCCCGCACAATGACGCGGATAATGAAGTAATCCCTATCAAATACCTGAATTGGGACAATATAGGGCCGGCAGGATCAATCAATTCCTCTGCATCGGACATGTTGAAATGGATAAGATTTCAGCTGGAAAAAGGCAAAATAAACGGACAACCGCTGATAAGTGAGAAAGCACTGCGCGAAATATGGTCCCCCCAGATTATGCAGAAGGTTTCACCATTCTCTGAGAAAAACTGGCCCTCCACACATTTCAAAAGCTACGGAATGGGCTGGTCGTTAATGGATTATCATGGAAAGAAAATCATTTCTCATTCAGGAGGGTATGATGGATTTATTTCATTTTCTGCTTTTGTTCCTGAGGCTGATCTCGGGTATGTAATCCTGACAAACAAAAACTCAAGCCTCTACTTGCCGCTTTCGTACCGCATTCTCGACTATTTCCTTTCAGATGAGCGAACTGACTGGAGCGAAAAAATCTTCGAACTGATCGAACAGGGGAATGCCGCTGAAAAGAAAAAATCAGAAGAAGAAATTGCCGGACGGATTACAGGAACATCCCCTGCCCTGCCTTTATCGCAATACTGCGGAACCTATACCAGCGAAATATATGGTGATGCGGAAGTTCAACTGAAAGATGATCAACTTTATCTGATTTTTAAACATACTCCGATTTTCCACAGCCCGCTCGAACACTGGCATTACAATACTTTTACCCTGAAATTTCCAGAAGTACCCTCATTACCTCAGGGTAAAGCCGCATTTATCCTGAACAGGGATAACCAGATTGACAGAATGTTGATAGACGTTCCAAATCCTGATTTTGACTTTACCGAACTTGATTTTATCCGGCAACAACAGGATTAATGAATGCTTTGAAAATTTGCTGAATCCGCTTCATTCCGGATCTGAAGAGCACTCTTAAAAAGCAGTGCATCAGAGTTTATACAATACCTTAACCCTGTCGGGGGCGGTCCGTCATTAAACACATGTCCTAGATGCCCCCCGCACTTTGAACAAACAACCTCCGTCCGTACCATTCCAAAACTCAGGTCTGTATGCTCCTCTACATTTTGCTTTGCGGCGGGTTCACTGAAACTTGGCCATCCGCAACCCGCATCAAACTTGGTTCCTGAATCAAACAGCTCATTGCCGCATCCTGCACAGTAGTACTTTCCTTCCACAAATAACTGGTCATATAAACCGCTTCCCGGACGCTCTGTTCCCTTTTTCCTGAGTATATAGTATTGCTCCGGCGTTAAGACTTCCTTCCATTCTTCATCAGTTTTAACAACTTTTTCCGGTAGCTGAATCTTACCCTCTTTCATTTTAGCAGTTTTTTGTGTTTCATGTTTACATGCATTGAAACCCACCATCATTAAAATGACCAGATAAAAGTTTAATAGATTTTTTTTCATGATCAGAAAATATCAGGGTTCATTGAAAAAACAATTCATCATCCGGCTTTGTTTGCCGGATCATCATAAAGAATAACAATCCCTGACGTCCAGAATAAAAATTCATCGCATTATTGCAGAAATTAAACATGAATAGCTAAATTTACACTGAAAAGAGACTGTGGGTCTTGCCGTTCAGCATAAATCCACTTTCAGTGAATGACGGATGGAAAAAATGTCCGGTTAATTCTCATTTGGTCAATTCATCGTTGATCAGGTAAATCAGCAAAGACCCGCAGACTCAATCAGGATCCCGGAGACTGCCAGATCCCCGGGAATCGTAAAGATTATTTATTAATGCATTATCAATATAAAAAGAACAATATTGATTTTTTTATTCCCGAAAGGGAACCTGATTCCCCGGCCGGAAATAAAATTTAGTTTTCACCGTGTAAAATTTGAGCGTATGGATTGGCTTTGGATCACACTTGGAGTTGTTTTAATTATTGCAGGCCTGGCTGGTTGTATCATTCCCCTGATACCAGGCCCTCCGCTCAGTTATCTTGGTTTGGTAATAATTCAGTTTGCACTTAATGAACCTTTTACGTACCGCTTTATGGTAATCTGGCTGCTGATAACGATCGGTGTCACACTGCTTGATTACTATGTTCCAATCTGGGGTACAAAGAAATTCGGCGGAAGCCGGAGTGGTATCTGGGGGGCTACCTTTGGGTTGCTGATCGGAATTTTCTTTTTCCCACCATTCGGGATGATTGCCGGACCCTTTATAGGAGCAGTGATTGGAGAACTGATCATCGGTAAGGACTCTGCAACGGCCATCAGGTCGGGATTTGGTTCGTTTATCGGTTTTATCGCGGGAACAGTAATGAAGCTCGCCGTTTCATTTATTATGGCATTTTACTTCTTCAAAGCGATCATCTGAATCTATGATCAAAATCAGCGATCCCCGCAAATTACTGAATATCAGTTATCAGACCAGGGCACTCATTATTAAAATGCTTTCGGCGGCAGGCTCAGGTCATACTGGTGGATCCCTTGGGCTGGCAGATATTTTTACCTGTCTTTATTTCAACGAACTAAATCATAATCCTGAAAATCCTGTCTGGCCAGATCGTGACAGGGTGATTCTTTCTATCGGGCATGTTGCACCGGTTTTTTATGCGACCCTTTCTCAAGCCGGTTATTTTGATAAATCAGAGTTGTTTACACTGCGCAAACTCGGATCAAGGCTGCAGGGGCATCCGGGTATGGATTGGGGACTCCCCGGAATCGAAACATCCTCCGGATCTCTGGGACAAGGTTTGTCCATCGCCACAGGTATGGCAATCGTTGCAAAAAAAAGTTTGCCGGATATCAGGGTGTTCAGTATTCACGGCGACGGGGAGTTGCAGGAGGGACAAATATGGGAAGCCGCGATGGCTGCTGTACACTACAACCTTGATAACATTACCGCCATTGTTGACCTGAACGGAGTTCAGATTGACGGCCCGACATCGGCAGTAATGCAATTGAACCCACTGTCAGAAAAATGGCGGGCATTTGGCTGGAATGTTATCAATTGCGATGGTCACGACATTCCCGGAATCCTGGCTGCATTCAGAAAGGCACGGTTGTGTTCAGGCAAGCCCTCGGTTATCCTTGCCGAAACAATCATGGGGAAAGGTGTTAAAACCATAGAAAACGACCACCGCTGGCATGGCCGGGCTCCCTCACCCGCCGAAGCCATTGAGTTCCTTTGTCAGATAGATGAAATTTACCGTATTGAACTAGCCAAAATCAAAACTGTCAATGATGTTTAACAACAGGGGAAATCGTTCGACCAGAGAAGGATTCGGAGAAGGACTACTCGAAGCCGGCCGGATGAATCCTAACGTTTTTGCCCTAGGTGCAGACATCACCGTTTCGACAGGTGTCAATCTCTTTGCCGGGGCATTTCCTGAAAACTTCATCTCCCTGGGC
It includes:
- a CDS encoding serine hydrolase; this translates as MERSKKFITSIILSLTLLSCITASGQNKKAGELDKYFENALIKWRVPGMAVGIIKDNQVFLLKGYGVRETGKQDAVDENTLFAVASNTKSFTSTALGMLVDEGKISWDDKVTDHLPWFRLYDPYVTMNITIRDLLTHRTGLETFSGDLIWYGSTHSREEVVRRASNLKPTHGFRAGYGYSNIMYLAAGLIIEKVSGLRWDDFISQRIFGPLGMNSSNTSITRLDLNGNTAIPHNDADNEVIPIKYLNWDNIGPAGSINSSASDMLKWIRFQLEKGKINGQPLISEKALREIWSPQIMQKVSPFSEKNWPSTHFKSYGMGWSLMDYHGKKIISHSGGYDGFISFSAFVPEADLGYVILTNKNSSLYLPLSYRILDYFLSDERTDWSEKIFELIEQGNAAEKKKSEEEIAGRITGTSPALPLSQYCGTYTSEIYGDAEVQLKDDQLYLIFKHTPIFHSPLEHWHYNTFTLKFPEVPSLPQGKAAFILNRDNQIDRMLIDVPNPDFDFTELDFIRQQQD
- a CDS encoding transketolase is translated as MIKISDPRKLLNISYQTRALIIKMLSAAGSGHTGGSLGLADIFTCLYFNELNHNPENPVWPDRDRVILSIGHVAPVFYATLSQAGYFDKSELFTLRKLGSRLQGHPGMDWGLPGIETSSGSLGQGLSIATGMAIVAKKSLPDIRVFSIHGDGELQEGQIWEAAMAAVHYNLDNITAIVDLNGVQIDGPTSAVMQLNPLSEKWRAFGWNVINCDGHDIPGILAAFRKARLCSGKPSVILAETIMGKGVKTIENDHRWHGRAPSPAEAIEFLCQIDEIYRIELAKIKTVNDV
- a CDS encoding DUF456 domain-containing protein — its product is MDWLWITLGVVLIIAGLAGCIIPLIPGPPLSYLGLVIIQFALNEPFTYRFMVIWLLITIGVTLLDYYVPIWGTKKFGGSRSGIWGATFGLLIGIFFFPPFGMIAGPFIGAVIGELIIGKDSATAIRSGFGSFIGFIAGTVMKLAVSFIMAFYFFKAII
- the msrB gene encoding peptide-methionine (R)-S-oxide reductase MsrB; this translates as MKKNLLNFYLVILMMVGFNACKHETQKTAKMKEGKIQLPEKVVKTDEEWKEVLTPEQYYILRKKGTERPGSGLYDQLFVEGKYYCAGCGNELFDSGTKFDAGCGWPSFSEPAAKQNVEEHTDLSFGMVRTEVVCSKCGGHLGHVFNDGPPPTGLRYCINSDALLFKSALQIRNEADSANFQSIH
- a CDS encoding diacylglycerol kinase family protein yields the protein MTPEESNVYSTEDATKKLRLRRSRMSSAQVHSTCQPYKTGRKFSCRISSLIVGSDTINKIYNLPPPLSENKNYFRHIKPTTMNLSFLSMRVKSFRCATSGIIQATKTELNLRIHFAAVTAVTAAGFILGLSQQEWIAILLLFALVISLELINTSFEKLCDVIDPEYNNPVKKIKDIAAGAVLWSTVIAVIAGIIIFAPKLLIIFK